From the Lepisosteus oculatus isolate fLepOcu1 chromosome 1, fLepOcu1.hap2, whole genome shotgun sequence genome, one window contains:
- the LOC107077194 gene encoding uncharacterized protein, with product MASDAQGGNYNTPLDEVILPETRKPIASNLTGKLLEKSFGQELKTGHRAAAASPKQRLIDVLLSRRRAQRFDQEEQSSNVQRQLEEARERLSRELQALRLQKTHHEFIVPRHQHDEAQSLQARVQRRAESLPGLRAAVWDLREMLRKECEAESGLQIPGYSSKTAFQSLSEVAVEAVEDNLRVSGETDPSSHLQQRLQEEAQADRASTLAMEHLVLQTTSELSKEIALELYNTSKICQALSFELILNSAEEAAPVRKIPGNDDSGDLAQIVLQQQRHRGPHPDQGPWRPGSDCPMSEE from the exons ATGGCTTCTGATGCACAGGGGGG GAATTACAACACACCCCTTGATGAAGTTATCCTTCCAGAAACAAGAAAACCCATCGCAAGTAATCTGACAGGAAAGTTACTGGAGAAAAGCTTTGGACAGGAATTAAAGACAG GGCACAGAGCTGCTGCTGCAAGCCCCAAGCAAAGGCTGATCGATGTCCTCCTCTCCAGACGCCGCGCTCAGCGGTTTGACCAGGAGGAGCAAAGCTCCAACGTACAGAG GCAGCTGGAGGAGGCCAGGGAGCGACTGAGCAGGGAGCTGCAGGCACTGCGCTTACAGAAGACGCACCACG AGTTTATTGTGCCCCGGCATCAGCACGACGAGGCGCAGAGCCTGCAGGCCCGTGtccagaggagagcagagagcctACCAGGCCTGCGGGCCGCAGTGTGGGACCTCAG GGAAATGCTTCGCAAGGAGTGTGAGGCAGAGAGTGGCCTTCAGATCCCAGGATATAGCAGTAAAACA GCATTCCAGTCTCTGAGTGAGGTTGCGGTGGAGGCTGTGGAAGACAACCTGCGCGTTTCGGGCGAGACTGATCCCTCTTCTCACCT ACAGCAGAGGCTCCAGGAGGAAGCCCAGGCTGATCGCGCCAGCACCCTGGCCATGGAGCACCTGGTCCTGCAG ACGACTTCGGAGTTGTCAAAGGAAATAGCCCTGGAATTATATAACACAAGTAAAATCTGTCAAGCTTTGTCCTTTGAGCTCATCCTGAATTCAGCTGAG GAAGCCGCACCAGTCAGGAAGATTCCTGGAAACGACGATTCTGGAGACCTGGCTCAGATTGTCCTACAGCAGCAGAGACACAGAGGGCCACACCCTGACCAAGGCCCCTGGAGACCTGGCTCAGATTGTCCTATGAGCGAAGAATAA